The proteins below come from a single Acinonyx jubatus isolate Ajub_Pintada_27869175 chromosome A1, VMU_Ajub_asm_v1.0, whole genome shotgun sequence genomic window:
- the DUSP1 gene encoding dual specificity protein phosphatase 1 codes for MVMEVGSLDAGGLRTLLRERAAQCLLLDCRSFFAFNAGHIAGSVNVRFSTIVRRRAKGAMGLEHIVPNAELRGRLLAGAYHAVVLLDERSAALDGAKRDGTLALAAGALCREARAAQVFFLKGGYEAFSASCPELCSKQSTPMGLSLPLSTSVPDSAESGCSSCSTPLYDQGGPVEILPFLYLGSAYHASRKDMLDALGITALINVSANCPNHFEGHYQYKSIPVEDNHKADISSWFNEAIDFIDSIKNAGGRVFVHCQAGISRSATICLAYLMRTNRVKLDEAFEFVKQRRSIISPNFSFMGQLLQFESQVLAPHCSAEAGSPAMAVLDRSTSTTTVFNFPVSIPVHSTNSALSYLQSPITTSPSC; via the exons ATGGTCATGGAAGTGGGCTCCCTGGACGCCGGAGGCCTGCGGACGCTGCTGCGGGAGCGCGCGGCGCAGTGCCTGCTGCTGGACTGCCGCTCCTTCTTCGCTTTCAACGCCGGCCACATCGCCGGCTCGGTCAACGTGCGCTTCAGCACCATCGTGCGGCGCCGGGCCAAGGGCGCCATGGGCCTGGAGCACATCGTGCCCAACGCCGAGCTGCGCGGCCGCCTGCTGGCCGGCGCCTACCACGCCGTGGTGCTGCTGGACGAGCGCAGCGCCGCCCTGGACGGCGCCAAGCGCGACGGCACCCTGGCCCTGGCCGCTGGCGCGCTCTGCCGCGAGGCGCGCGCCGCGCAAGTCTTCTTCCTCAAAG GAGGCTATGAAGCTTTTTCAGCTTCCTGCCCGGAGCTGTGCAGCAAACAGTCGACCCCCATGGGGCTCAGCCTTCCCCTGAGTACTAGCGTCCCTGACAGCGCTGAATCAGGGTGCAGTTCTTGCAGCACCCCACTCTATGATCAG GGTGGCCCGGTGGAGATCCTGCCCTTTCTGTACCTGGGCAGTGCCTATCACGCTTCCCGAAAAGACATGCTGGACGCCTTGGGCATCACTGCCTTGATCAACGTCTCGGCCAATTGTCCCAACCATTTTGAGGGTCACTACCAATACAAGAGCATCCCTGTGGAAGACAACCACAAGGCGGACATCAGCTCCTGGTTCAACGAGGCAATTGACTTCATAG ACTCCATCAAGAACGCTGGAGGAAGGGTGTTTGTCCACTGCCAGGCAGGCATTTCCCGATCAGCCACCATCTGCCTTGCTTACCTCATGAGGACTAACCGAGTCAAGCTGGACGAGGCCTTTGAGTTTGTGAAGCAAAGGAGAAGCATCATTTCCCCCAACTTCAGCTTCATGGGCCAGCTGCTGCAGTTTGAGTCCCAGGTCCTGGCCCCACACTGCTCAGCAGAGGCTGGGAGCCCTGCCATGGCTGTGCTGGACCGCAGCACCTCCACTACCACCGTCTTCAACTTCCCTGTCTCCATCCCCGTCCACTCCACGAACAGTGCATTGAGCTACCTTCAGAGCCCCATCACGACCTCTCCCAGCTGCTGA